In one Fusarium keratoplasticum isolate Fu6.1 chromosome 5, whole genome shotgun sequence genomic region, the following are encoded:
- a CDS encoding Beta-lactamase domain-containing protein, giving the protein MTSHISASDPRIAKALQTILDRGVTGVSLTAYYRGKPVLEGTAGYANVEKNRPVDKDTIFPVFSTTKGITALAVHIQAEKGLLRLDDPIAKHWPEFAANGKEAITVEHALSHRSGIPQMPEDVTPELMGDWEWMTECIANYTPIFPPGKSNAYHVLVYGWILGEIVRRTDPEHRPFGQFVKQEIFARLGVDKDIFYGVPDSELDRVATLYGKNQESIVDKYNVNPLPVFPGPRQHNLRSMLQAVDPGAGAVTNSASLARIFSMLAEGGELDGVRILSPERVKTFSRPREGVHDIDEIFTGPVPFGASGFWVRQEGMSDPLVGDHDNIIYSPGAGGSIVWADLRDRLSVAIVNNHMDAGVSVDPEPIWAVLGRAVREVIADLQG; this is encoded by the coding sequence ATGACGTCCCACATCTCTGCCTCTGATCctcgcatcgccaaggcgcTGCAGACAATCCTCGACCGTGGAGTGACGGGAGTCTCTTTGACGGCCTACTACCGAGGCAAACCCGTCCTTGAAGGCACTGCAGGATACGCCAACGTGGAGAAGAACCGCCCAGTCGATAAAGACACTATCTTCCCCGTCTTCTCAACAACAAAGGGCATCACGGCACTGGCTGTTCATATCCAAGCCGAGAAGGGGCTGCTCCGTCTCGATGATCCAATCGCCAAGCACTGGCCTGAGTTCGCCGCCAATGGCAAAGAGGCCATCACAGTTGAGCATGCTCTCTCGCACCGCTCCGGGATCCCTCAGATGCCGGAGGATGTGACCCCGGAGCTCATGGGAGACTGGGAGTGGATGACAGAATGCATCGCCAACTACACACCCATCTTCCCACCAGGAAAATCCAACGCCTACCATGTGTTGGTATACGGCTGGATCCTCGGAGAAATAGTCCGCAGGACTGATCCCGAGCACCGTCCGTTCGGCCAGTTTGTCAAGCAAGAGATCTTTGCGCGGCTAGGCGTCGACAAAGACATCTTCTACGGCGTGCCAGACTCTGAGCTCGACAGGGTCGCCACCTTGTACGGCAAGAACCAGGAAAGCATCGTTGACAAGTACAACGTCAACCCGTTGCCCGTGTTCCCAGGTCCCAGGCAGCACAACCTCAGAAGCATGCTGCAGGCCGTGGACCCGGGCGCAGGGGCCGTGACCAACTCAGCGTCGCTGGCCCGGATATTCTCCATGCTCGCAGAGGGCGGCGAGTTGGATGGTGTGAGAATATTGTCTCCGGAGCGCGTCAAGACTTTTTCAAGACCACGAGAGGGCGTCCATGACATAGACGAAATCTTCACCGGCCCAGTGCCTTTCGGAGCCTCTGGGTTCTGGGTCAGACAGGAGGGCATGTCTGATCCCCTCGTGGGTGATCACGACAACATCATCTACAGcccaggagcaggaggatcCATCGTATGGGCTGACCTTCGCGATAGATTGTCAGTGGCGATCGTGAACAACCACATGGATGCTGGAGTGTCGGTTGATCCTGAGCCGATCTGGGCGGTGCTTGGCCGTGCTGTACGTGAGGTTATTGCAGATCTGCAAGGCTGA
- a CDS encoding AB hydrolase-1 domain-containing protein, translating to MRSLAYFAASLSLLAGLATAQLPPAEVFRTDFNSSFTFTPAQIKAAQLDDALAESAQNVLNFERSQLAFGGPLEDDFYTLPPLTNETGPLEPGQILKIQAFTDPTAYSIPSNTALSRIIYTTTNFNGTVIPASGFILWPYTPRRFGKSKKASVVIWAHGTSGFFASQAPSADRGLWYSNSAPFTLAQAGYAVFAPDFAGLGISKSWDGSEIPHQYHASPTTARDSLYGLRAALEAFPDRLGHEFIVMGHSQGGGVAWAVAEALANEKDKFADLSPGYRGAVAGSPTTAIFGGPSPFILPSVGQMLHSIFPDFKLEDWLTPLGIARIELAREVQGGVAFFQQLFLTTQTVFRSDYDQSWYVDAFSKLGDAGRKDFKGPLLVLQGIEDAYVLYNITAKTVKDTWRLYPDHDLEFLVASGVSHVPDLDATRHLWLKWIEERFEGKPLAKKGSVRTDLESFLPIEQYQSTVKSFPQWAGLPQYSYQVPLAV from the coding sequence ATGAGATCTCTAGCATATTTCGCAGCttctctctcccttctcGCGGGACTTGCTACAGCACAGCTCCCTCCAGCAGAAGTTTTCAGAACCGACTTTAACTCGTCCTTTACATTTACCCCAGCCCAAATCAAGGCCGCCCAACTTGAtgacgccctcgccgagagCGCCCAGAATGTCCTCAATTTTGAGAGATCCCAACTGGCCTTTGGCGGACCCCTAGAGGATGACTTCTATACCCTCCCTCCTCTGACAAACGAGACCGGTCCTCTCGAGCCTGGTCAGATCCTCAAGATCCAGGCCTTCACTGACCCCACCGCCTATTCGATCCCGTCCAACACTGCACTCTCGCGCATCATCTACACCACGACCAACTTTAACGGGACTGTTATCCCGGCTTCTGGTTTCATTCTATGGCCCTATACTCCTCGCAGGTTCGGAAAGAGCAAGAAAGCTTCCGTCGTGATCTGGGCCCATGGAACGTCCGGTTTCTTCGCCTCTCAAGCACCCTCTGCTGATCGGGGCCTTTGGTACTCCAACTCAGCACCTTTCACTCTCGCCCAGGCTGGATACGCCGTCTTTGCCCCCGATTTCGCAGGCTTGGGTATCTCCAAGTCATGGGACGGCAGCGAGATCCCTCACCAATACCATGCCTCTCCCACCACAGCTCGCGATTCCCTCTACGGTCTGCGCGCCGCATTGGAAGCTTTCCCCGACAGACTGGGCCATGAATTTATCGTTATGGGCCACAGCCAAGGCGGTGGAGTCGCTTGGGCCGTCGCTGAGGCTCTCGCCAACGAGAAGGACAAGTTTGCAGACCTCTCTCCAGGCTACAGGGGAGCCGTCGCCGGTAGTCCTACCACTGCTATCTTTGGCGGACCTTCTCCTTTTATTCTTCCCTCTGTTGGCCAAATGCTTCACTCCATCTTCCCCGACTTTAAACTCGAGGATTGGTTGACTCCCCTGGGCATCGCTCGGATAGAACTAGCCAGAGAAGTTCAAGGTGGCGTCGCATTCTTTCAGCAACTCTTCCTCACAACCCAGACTGTTTTCAGGTCCGACTATGACCAGTCTTGGTACGTCGATGCCTTTTCCAAGCTCGGCGACGCGGGGCGCAAGGACTTTAAGGGCCCTCTACTTGTTCTCCAGGGAATAGAAGACGCCTATGTCTTGTACAACATCACGGCCAAGACTGTCAAGGATACCTGGAGGCTGTATCCCGACCATGACCTCGAGTTCCTTGTTGCCTCAGGAGTGAGCCATGTTCCCGACCTTGATGCAACTCGACACCTCTGGTTGAAATGGATCGAAGAGCGATTCGAGGGGAAGCCTCTTGCAAAGAAGGGTAGTGTTAGGACTGATCTGGAGAGTTTCTTGCCGATTGAGCAGTATCAAAGCACCGTCAAGTCGTTCCCCCAGTGGGCTGGATTGCCTCAGTATAGCTACCAGGTTCCACTTGCTGTTTGA
- a CDS encoding Zn(2)-C6 fungal-type domain-containing protein, with amino-acid sequence MALLHHWTVATSLELSKGDDKHDFWQIMVPQTGYEHPFVMNAILSLAALHRAYLIRPNRHRHMADAAVHHTNALRGFQEALSHVSDENSEALFIWSTLNLIYVFGISGRLSDGLDPHSNFPSRKDPGRLGKFMTVGNWWEMDPDANPNPEDQHLCDLRSCWDGAPDAPTYEEALRILRKCRLFMARFLGDGIDPLEEAGFSRLWSGPLLFIIFAPQAYLTLLHQRQPPALILFAFFGALLHELDDYWFLEGWGRDIIEVIDDLLGSYWRPWIAWPSKVTGLC; translated from the exons ATggccctcctccatcactgGACCGTTGCAACAAGCCTCGAGCTATCCAAGGGCGACGACAAACACGACTTCTGGCAGATCATGGTCCCACAGACGGGATACGAGCACCCATTCGTCATGAATGCTATTCTAAGCTTGGCTGCGTTGCATCGAGCATATCTCATTCGACCAAACAGGCACCGTCACATGGCAGACGCTGCCGTTCACCACACGAATGCTCTAAGGGGGTTCCAAGAAGCCCTGAGCCATGTGAGTGACGAGAACAGCGAGGCCTTGTTTATCTGGTCAACTCTTAACCTGATATACGTGTTTGGCATCTCAGGGCGGCTGAGTGACGGCCTGGATCCTCACTCTAACTTTCCGAGTCGCAAAGACC CCGGTCGACTTGGAAAGTTTATGACCGTCGGTAACTGGTGGGAGATGGATCCAGATGCCAACCCCAATCCCGAAGACCAGCATCTCTGTGATCTGCGGAGTTGTTGGGATGGCGCTCCCGACGCACCAACCTACGAAGAGGCCTTAAGGATACTCAGGAAGTGCAGGCTATTCATGGCCCGGTTCCTGGGCGACGGAATCGATCCGCTTGAAGAGGCTGGGTTCAGCCGGCTTTGGTCTGGGCCTTTGCTCTTCATCATATTCGCTCCCCAAGCCTACTTGACTCTTTTACATCAGAGGCAGCCTCCGGCACTGATCCTGTTTGCCTTTTTCGGTGCGCTGCTACACGAACTGGATGATTACTGGTTCCTGGAGGGGTGGGGGAGGGACATTATCGAGGTTATCGACGACCTGCTGGGGAGTTACTGGAGACCCTGGATTGCATGGCCTTCGAAGGTTACCGGCTTGTGCTAA
- a CDS encoding CRAL-TRIO domain-containing protein: MDVNPKYDNYDFPTKGPEKQDGHAGYLTEEQIAKVHQLRMLLEAEGLTDRLDTLTLLRFLRARKFDVELSKAMFLDTEKWRKETKLDETVPIWDYPEKAEISKYYTQFYHKTDKDGRPIYIETLGGIDLTAMYKITTAERMLQNLAVEYERVADPRLPACSRKAGHLLETCCTIMDLKGVSIGKVPQVYSYVKQASVISQNYYPERLGKLYMINAPWGFSTVWSIVKGWLDPVTVSKINILGSGYKSELLKQVDAENLPKQFGGSCECQGGCENSDAGPWHDPQWARPAWWEKKQDDKVIENKGSEIEAPADEKAPEVAPVAEKDEAAQPAPAAA, encoded by the exons atggatGTGAACCCCAAGTACGACAACTACGACTTCCCTACCAAGGGACCCGAGAAGCAGGATGGCCACGCTGGCTACCTCACAGAGGAGCAGATCGCCAAGGTGCACCAGCTTCGGATgctcctcgaggctgagggcCTGACTGATCGATTGGACACTCTGACTCTG CTTCGATTCCTCCGAGCGCGCAAGTTCGACGTCGAGCTCTCAAAAGCCAT GTTCTTGGACACTGAGAAATGGCGAAAGGAGACCAAGCTGGACGAGACCGTGCCTATCTGGGACTACCCCGAGAAGGCTGAGATCAGCAAGTACTACACTCAGTTCTACCACAAGACCGACAAG GATGGCCGACCCATCTACATCGAGACCCTCGGCGGCATTGACTTGACTGCCATGTACAAGATCACCACCGCCGAGCGTATGCTTCAGAACCTTGCTGTCGAGTACGAGCGCGTCGCCGACCCCCGTCTCCCTGCCTGCTCCCGCAAGGCTGGTCATCTCCTTGAGACCTGCTGCACCATCATGGACCTCAAGGGTGTCTCCATCGGCAAGGTCCCCCAGGTGTACTCGTATGTCAAGCAGGCCTCAGTCATCTCTCAGAACTACTACCCTGAGCGTCTGGGCAAGCTTTACATGATCAACGCTCCCTGGGGCTTCTCCACCGTCTGGAGCATCGTCAAGGGCTGGCTCGACCCCGTCACCGTGTCCAAGATTAACATTCTGGGCTCGGGCTACAAGagcgagctcctcaagcagGTCGATGCCGAGAACCTGCCCAAGCAGTTTGGCGGCTCTTGCGAGTGCCAGGGCGGCTGCGAGAACAGCGACGCCGGCCCCTGGCACGATCCCCAGTGGGCGCGCCCCGCCtggtgggagaagaagcaggatgacaaggtcatcgagaACAAGGGATCCGAGATTGAGGCTCCCGCGGACGAGAAGGCCCCCGAGGTTGCCCCCGTCgctgagaaggacgaggCTGCCCAGCCTGCGCCTGCTGCGGCTTAG
- a CDS encoding CN hydrolase domain-containing protein, with the protein MAVPIRVAACHASPVFLSARDTTSKAISLIERAAKHKANLVVFPETYISAFPIWSALRPPTDNHDLFKRMALESVYADGDEIQAIRATAKKAQVMVSIGISEKVHSSSATLFNSNVLIGDQGEVLVHHRKLMPTFFEKLTWAPGDGHGLRVAETAYGKIGNLICGENTNPLARYSLMAQGEQIHISTWPAIWPTRVPGISESQDQSNNDGKSSVTKGANYDNVAANRTRAAAHCFEAKCFGVLCSGALGDDAVEIISEGSSHLRQALEYSQRGATMFLDPTGAPLQGFVVDGQTHEPNPTDFLQSTEDILYCDMNVEDCIEGKQYHDVVGGYQRLDVFDLKVNRTRQYPVTFTESVSESASQDQRINTEAKNQAE; encoded by the coding sequence ATGGCAGTACCAATTCGAGTTGCCGCGTGCCATGCCTCCCCCGTCTTTCTCTCGGCTCGGGACACAACGTCCAAGGCCATTTCTCTCATCGAGAGGGCAGCCAAACACAAAGCAAACCTAGTTGTTTTCCCGGAGACCTACATCTCTGCATTCCCCATCTGGAGTGCATTGCGGCCTCCCACCGACAACCATGACCTATTCAAACGAATGGCACTAGAGTCCGTTTACGccgatggagatgagatcCAGGCCATTCGCGCAACGGCAAAGAAAGCTCAAGTCATGGTCAGCATTGGCATCTCAGAGAAAGTCCACTCCAGCAGCGCGACCTTGTTCAACTCCAACGTCCTGATTGGGGACCAGGGTGAGGTTCTGGTTCATCACCGGAAGCTCATGCCCACGTTTTTCGAAAAGTTGACCTGGGCACCCGGAGATGGGCATGGACTTAGAGTTGCAGAGACGGCTTATGGAAAGATTGGGAATTTGATATGCGGCGAGAACACGAACCCCTTGGCTCGGTATTCGCTCATGGCACAAGGGGAACAAATTCACATTTCTACTTGGCCGGCGATATGGCCAACTCGAGTTCCAGGCATCAGTGAGTCGCAGGATCAGAGTAATAACGATGGGAAGTCTAGTGTGACGAAAGGGGCCAACTACGACAACGTTGCTGCAAACAGAACTCGCGCAGCCGCCCATTGTTTCGAGGCCAAGTGTTTTGGTGTTCTCTGCTCGGGGGCCCTAGGAGATGACGCTGTCGAGATCATCTCAGAGGGTTCGTCTCACCTGCGTCAAGCTTTGGAGTACTCGCAGCGCGGCGCGACCATGTTCTTGGATCCCACTGGAGCTCCTTTGCAAGGGTTCGTGGTGGATGGTCAAACACATGAGCCCAACCCTACAGATTTCCTACAGAGCACAGAAGATATTCTATACTGTGATATGAACGTTGAGGATTGTATAGAGGGCAAGCAGTATCACGATGTCGTGGGTGGATATCAGAGACTGGATGTGTTTGACTTGAAAGTCAACCGTACCCGTCAGTATCCAGTGACTTTCACCGAGAGTGTTAGTGAGAGCGCATCACAGGACCAAAGGATTAATACTGAGGCAAAGAATCAAGCCGAGTAG
- a CDS encoding DUF155 domain-containing protein: protein MRNSPQRITLNAVRLIHTSVAGPRPLAHRSFHLTAPASLPRKRSFFTSNPFLSQANDDSRSASELARDDQTPAAAKRKPTRAATAKNSLRRVAIIAQQPKRGASASGSPSDEPSNVVSATCVSESFKMPLVLEILSSHGFAIDPDGTGFDANEVLHARGVNGGDIFVFPSGTIVTWSLPPDVVTKQIMRAAEEAHPIESREFEDLEFTTDTNRETSVLKGDVIVLGTRKEHRDNDTLDTTLAKVAFSSGLARSTKLAVLETALTSYFESTRNIPEILSQGAGVPLGRRFILQKTGELLSLRARLNHYSELTDSLPDIFWDTSSELGLEGYYEQVGRALDVNVRIRALNQKMDYAAEIASVLREMSSEQHGTRLELIIILLIAVEVVFELRRIVLEWMQEREMAADLPKHVP from the coding sequence ATGAGGAATTCCCCGCAACGGATCACCCTCAATGCTGTGCGCCTCATCCACACTTCCGTCGCCGGCCCGCGGCCGCTGGCTCATCGGTCATTCCACTTGACGGCGCCGGCGAGCCTCCCGCGCAAGCgcagcttcttcacctcGAACCCTTTCCTCTCCCAGGCCAATGACGACTCCCGCTCAGCCTCGGAGCTGGCCAGGGACGACCAGACTCCCGCCGCCGCAAAGAGGAAGCCGACGCGAGCAGCTACGGCCAAGAATTCTCTCCGGcgcgtcgccatcatcgcccagCAGCCAAAGCGAGGCGCCTCTGCCTCGGGCAGCCCAAGCGATGAGCCCTCCAACGTGGTCAGCGCAACGTGCGTCTCGGAATCATTCAAGATGCCTCTGGTCCTCGAGATTCTATCTTCCCACGGCTTCGCAATCGATCCGGATGGCACGGGATTCGACGCCAACGAGGTGCTCCACGCAAGAGGAGTCAACGGTGGGGACATCTTTGTCTTTCCTTCTGGTACAATCGTGACATGGTCGCTGCCTCCCGACGTCGTCACCAAGCAGATCATGCGCGCCGCCGAAGAAGCGCACCCTATCGAGTCCCGCGAATTCGAGGATCTAGAGTTCACCACTGACACAAACCGAGAGACGAGTGTCCTCAAGGGTGATGTGATTGTGCTGGGTACCCGCAAGGAGCACAGGGATAACGATACGCTGGACACGACTCTGGCAAAGGttgccttctcctcgggTCTCGCCCGTAGCACCAAGCTCGCTGTCCTCGAAACCGCCCTGACCAGCTACTTTGAGAGTACACGCAACATCCCTGAAATCCTCTCTCAGGGCGCAGGCGTCCCCCTCGGCCGCCGCTTTATCCTTCAAAAGACGGGCGAGCTGCTCAGCTTACGAGCCCGCCTTAACCACTACTCCGAACTAACCGACTCGCTCCCTGATATCTTCTGGGATACCAGCTccgagctcggcctcgaggggTACTACGAGCAAGTTGGCCGTGCCCTGGATGTAAACGTGCGCATCCGTGCACTGAACCAGAAAATGGACTATGCTGCCGAGATTGCTAGCGTTCTGCGTGAGATGTCGAGCGAGCAGCATGGTACCCGGCTGGAGCTGatcatcatccttctcatCGCAGTCGAGGTTGTCTTTGAGCTGCGTCGCATCGTCCTCGAGTGGATGCAGGAGCGTGAGATGGCTGCGGATCTACCAAAGCATGTCCCATGA
- a CDS encoding Zn(2)-C6 fungal-type domain-containing protein encodes MSSQVTPPPAPSNRKPRSKVKSGCKTCKVRKVKCDEGRPACRRCLSTGRVCDGYGIWGGGNARYTQRQGGLFDSKAKDARVPIYPAASISRPIQPSLALTLSPQQKIYFDWFKCRTASKLPGTFTSSFWNTLVFQAGSSEPAVLNAILALSSVHKGDAIGVGLQKSRQDSLRNEQEQFTLQHYVKAISHLQPHFSTKDRTSCRIALIACIVFVCMEFLRGHFKTAQVHLANGLEILGHLQGQSDSSSGILTLKQCHDPTDDWIVEAFSRLHIQVELFRHLYQHPCIILQPAFDPQRTPTSHIRSLSDAWRQMEPILSNIFHLTQQARQHPVTAREQTSQQLIKAKLAQWLNMFEAFNKIQPCEGSGDLEKAYQVLRVNHTMATIMADTCLHSDESIYDAYTDRFLLLITQLTRLWVVSAETEDFSLNWDLMYLPRSIIDIGWIPPLYFTAVKCRVHRIRLQAIKLLPCSGHREGIWDSTIAACVARKVMEMEEGDFYQGLDLGDDFSVETLPRPQDLALPLLPESRRLNEVELELSGAPMDRMLLFCKQQQHGVKRRVLLSQYSVLLQLWVDT; translated from the exons ATGTCCTCCCAGGTTACACCACCTCCAGCACCGTCTAACCGCAAGCCCCggtccaaggtcaagtcgGGGTGTAAAACCTGCAA AGtccgcaaggtcaagtgtGATGAGGGTCGTCCTGCTTGTCGCAGATGTCTCTCAACAGGCCGCGTGTGCGACGGCTACGGAATCTGGGGTGGAGGAAACGCGCGCTACACCCAGAGACAAGGGGGCCTCTTTgactccaaggccaaagacGCACGCGTCCCTATCTACCCGGCCGCTTCAATATCTCGCCCTATCCAGCCAAGTCTCGCTCTGACTTTAAGCCCTCAGCAAAAGATATACTTTGACTGGTTCAAGTGCCGGACAGCGTCCAAGCTACCGGGCACATTCACGTCGAGCTTTTGGAACACCCTCGTCTTTCAGGCCGGTTCATCCGAGCCCGCCGTCTTGaacgccatcctcgccttGAGCTCCGTCCACAAAGGAGATGCCATCGGAGTAGGCCTACAGAAAAGCCGTCAAGATTCCCTGAGGAATGAGCAGGAACAATTCACGCTGCAACACTATGTCAAGGCAATAAGTCACCTCCAACCACACTTCTCAACAAAGGACAGGACCTCTTGTCGCATCGCTCTCATCGCCTGTATCGTTTTTGTCTGCATGGAGTTTCTCCGAGGTCACTTCAAGACGGCACAGGTTCACCTCGCAAACGGACTTGAAATCTTGGGACACTTGCAAGGGCAGTCTGACTCAAGTTCTGGCATCCTCACTTTGAAACAATGCCATGATCCAACAGATGATTGGATTGTTGAAGCTTTCTCAAGACTACACATTCAGGTAGAGCTCTTCAGACACCTCTACCAGCACCCATGCATTATCCTCCAGCCAGCGTTTGACCCTCAAAGAACGCCGACTAGTCATATCCGCTCACTCAGCGACGCCTGGAGGCAGATGGAGCCGATTCTCAGCAACATTTTTCATCTCACACAACAAGCCCGCCAACATCCTGTCACAGCAAGAGAACAAACCTCTCAGCAGCTCATAAAGGCAAAACTTGCCCAATGGCTAAACATGTTTGAAGCCTTCAACAAAATCCAACCATGTGAAGGATCCGGCGATCTAGAAAAAGCATACCAGGTCCTCCGCGTCAACCACACCATGGCAACCATCATGGCAGACACATGTCTGCACAGCGATGAATCCATATACGACGCCTACACGGACCGGTTCCTCTTGTTGATCACACAACTAACAAGACTGTGGGTGGTATCCGCAGAAACCGAGGATTTCTCACTCAACTGGGATCTCATGTACCTGCCCAGatccatcatcgacatcgGCTGGATCCCGCCGCTCTACTTCACAGCCGTCAAGTGCCGCGTCCACCGCATCAGGCTACAAGCAATCAAACTCCTGCCATGCAGCGGTCACAGAGAAGGTATCTGGGATTCAACCATAGCAGCCTGCGTCGCCAGAAAGgtcatggagatggaggaaggTGACTTCTACCAAGGCCTCGATCTGGGAGATGACTTTTCCGTAGAGACTCTTCCACGGCCGCAGGACTTGGCGTTGCCGCTGCTTCCAGAGTCACGCAGGTTGAacgaggttgagctggagCTGTCTGGTGCTCCGATGGATAGGATGCTGTTGTTCtgcaagcagcagcagcatggTGTGAAGCGGAGGGTTCTTCTATCGCAGTATAGCGTTCTATTGCAATTATGGGTAGATACATGA
- a CDS encoding putative glutathione-dependent formaldehyde-activating enzyme: MSTPRSIVSKNKTPIAIAAALVSAAAVVTQVYRKASAKAAAMSLPLHPSLNNGITKGSASFSGGKLRCKCSSSPVEVTLAGNVAHNHACGCSKCWKPEGAIFSVIGVIPKDQVSVTANADKLYIVDESAAIQRHACSSCGVHMYGRIEKDHPFKGLDFVHTELSSEKGWKEPQFAAFVSSIIEQGFDASKMDAVRAQFKSIGLETYDALSPPLMDAIASWTAQKAKI; encoded by the coding sequence ATGTCTACTCCTCGATCCATCGTctccaagaacaagacccCCATCGCAATCGCAGCAGCCCTCGTCTCAGCAGCCGCCGTCGTCACCCAGGTCTACCGCAAAGCCTCAGCCAAAGCCGCAGCCATgtctctccccctccacccCTCGCTCAAcaacggcatcaccaagggcAGCGCCAGCTTCTCTGGTGGCAAGCTCCGCTGCAAGTGCTCTTCCAGCCCCGTCGAGGTGACCCTCGCCGGCAACGTCGCCCACAACCACGCCTGCGGCTGCTCCAAGTGCTGGAAGCCCGAGGGTGCCATCTTCTCCGTCATCGGCGTCATCCCCAAGGACCAGGTCAGCGTCACCGCCAACGCCGACAAGCTCTACATTGTCGACGAGAGTGCTGCCATCCAACGACACGCCTGCAGCAGCTGCGGTGTCCACATGTACGGCCGCATCGAGAAGGATCACCCTTTCAAGGGTCTCGACTTTGTCCACACTGAGCTGTCTTCCGAGAAGGGCTGGAAGGAGCCCCAATTCGCCGCCTTTGTCTCTTCCATCATTGAGCAGGGCTTCGATGCTTCCAAGATGGATGCTGTGCGCGCCCAGTTCAAGTCGATCGGCCTCGAGACCTACGACGCTCTGTCGCCTCCTCTgatggatgccatcgccAGCTGGACCGCccagaaggccaagatctAA
- a CDS encoding Aldo-ket-red domain-containing protein, which yields MSTKSTYLVPLGKNGPLVPQLGFGLMGLSFGTYGSVPSDEERFALLDHAYEVGSTFWDSADLYGDCEELIGKWFKRTGMRDDIFLATKFGFVKGSKTLELNTSYEYAKQACAESLRLLDVDYIDLYYVHHPNPETPIEQTMRALKELQDEGKIKHIGLSAVTSTTLRRAIKIAPVAAVQIAYSPFELEAEGDEGTNIIQTCRELGVAVVAAMPLGRGLLTTNFVEGTAAGDEKDMRWKSIPRFGEENREKNMQIVGQFKALADKKGVTTAQLALAWLLKQGNDVIPIPGTKRVKYFDENWASLDIELSDEEEAEIRRFVQQADIAGGALPPAFKDWGFRDTKEEV from the exons ATGTCTACCAAGTCTACTTATCTCGTTCCTCTCGGAAAGAACGGTCCGCTGGTTCCCCAGCTGGGTTTCGGTCTCATGGGTTTGTCCTTTGGCACTTACGGATCCGTCCCTAGCGACGAAGAGAGATTTGCTCTTTTGGACCATGCCTATGAAGTTGGATCGACCTTTTGGGACAGCGCCGA CCTCTACGGCGACTGTGAAGAGCTCATCGGAAAGTGGTTCAAGCGCACAGGCATGCGAGACGACATCTTTCTCGCGACAAAGTTTGGTTTCGTCAAGGGGAGCAAGACTCTTGAGCTTAACACCTCGTACGAATATGCCAAACAGGCTTGTGCTGAGAGTCTGAGACTTTTGGATGTTGACTACATCGATCTTT ACTACGTGCATCACCCCAACCCTGAGACGCCTATTGAGCAGACGATGAGAGCTTTGAAGGAACTACAAGA TGAGGGAAAAATCAAGCACATCGGGTTGTCAGCCGTCACTTCAACCACCCTCCGCAGAGCCATCAAGATTGCCCCCGTCGCCGCTGTGCAGATCGCATACTCGCCCTTCGAGCTCGAAGCTGAGGGGGATGAAGGAACTAACATTATCCAGACGTGCCGCGAGCTCGGTGTCGCTGTGGTGGCAGCTATGCCCCTCGGCAGAGGTCTTCTCACCACCAACTTTGTCGAGGGAACGGCAGCTGGTGACGAAAAGGACATGAGGTGGAAGTCGATTCCTCGCTTCGGTGAAGAGAACCGCGAGAAGAACATGCAGATCGTCGGTCAGTTCAAGGCCCTGGCTGACAAGAAGGGTGTCACGACGGCCcagctggccttggcttggttgTTGAAGCAGGGTAACGAtgtcatccccatccccgGGACCAAGAGAGTCAAGTACTTTGACGAGAACTGGGCCTCTCTGGATATCGAGCTctctgatgaggaagaggctgaaaTCAGGCGGTTTGTGCAGCAGGCCGATATTGCTGGAGGTGCCCTGCCTCCTGCGTTCAAGGACTGGGGTTTTAGAgacaccaaggaggaggtctGA